ACAGGTGAAGTTATTGGCTACTCAGGCAACACCGGCTACTCAACCGGCCCGCACTTGCATTTTACAGTATACGCCAAAGACGGTGTAAACGTCCGTAAGTTTAACGAGATTAAAACTGTAACCAGCTGTGGAGCGGCCACCACACCAGTTGCCGCAACTGACGCCTACCTTGATCCAATGCTGTATCTACCGCCATATTAAAGGCTGCATTACCTCGTCTGGGGATAACTTGGTTTTTTTTAGTGGATAACTCTGGGGATAGGGTATAGAATAAAAGTGCGATGCACTGCATCGTAGGAACTTACCCGAATGGAATCCCGCTCACAACGAGCGGGATTCTGGGCAAAGTAAATGATCTTAGAAAAGTAGCATGCGCCAATCACTGGCGATTTTTTATACCTGAAAGAAACGCATCGTAAACGATGTACTAGATACATGACAATTAATAAACCGTTTGAAAATTACGTAACCACACTCAAAGAAGCAGCTGAAAAACTCGCACTAACCGACGACTTACTCAAACACTTCACTGAGCCGCAACACATTTTTGAAACCAAGCTTACTTTCTCACGAGACGATGGAACTGAAGAGACAGCAAACGCATATCGCGTACAGCACAATAATGCGCGAGGGCCATTTAAGGGTGGCGTTCGTTTCCATCCCGACGCAGATTTAGAAGAAGTAAAATCTCTAGCGAGCCTCATGAGCCTCAAATGCGCCGTCGTGAATATCCCATACGGTGGAGCAAAAGGAGGCGTGCAAATAGACCCCAAGACACTTTCTGAAGCAGAACTTGAACGTGTCTCGCGTGCATACATGCGGGCTGCAAATGAAGCTAACATATTTGGCATTCAGAAAGACATCCCCGCACCCGATGTGAACACCACGCCGCAAATTATGGCATGGATGCTTGATGAATACGAAACAATAACGGACCGAAGCGAACCCGGGATCATTACCGGCAAGCCGCTTGAAGTCGGTGGCTTACTCGGCCGTAGCTACGCGACGAGCCGCGGCGGCATTCACGCCTTAGAACAACTCCAACCGGTTTTATTTGCTGGAAAAGTACC
The nucleotide sequence above comes from Candidatus Nomurabacteria bacterium. Encoded proteins:
- a CDS encoding Glu/Leu/Phe/Val dehydrogenase, producing the protein MTINKPFENYVTTLKEAAEKLALTDDLLKHFTEPQHIFETKLTFSRDDGTEETANAYRVQHNNARGPFKGGVRFHPDADLEEVKSLASLMSLKCAVVNIPYGGAKGGVQIDPKTLSEAELERVSRAYMRAANEANIFGIQKDIPAPDVNTTPQIMAWMLDEYETITDRSEPGIITGKPLEVGGLLGRSYATSRGGIHALEQLQPVLFAGKVPSDITIAIQGFGNAGSEFAKTMHERGYRIVAVSDSRGGAHCKHMCDVHHLEKVKRETGALATGSADISIITNEELLQLDVDVLVLAALDGAIHASNAKEIKARVILELANGPVTPEADAILATAGAIIVPDILANAGGVTASYFEWIQNRTGDVWKERTVNERLEEAMKDATQTVYERAEREQCTLRQAAFLIGMERILDAIKVRGR